In Alteromonas mediterranea DE, a single genomic region encodes these proteins:
- a CDS encoding flagellar hook-length control protein FliK, whose product MTTPLSSLLAAALNQSTSPTSPTSLPSQVNVDAATQGASRSTSPAIANAALSQAATLDNAAKVIVERLPERVLSITVTPNNVSSAAQVLNVALPAEVSAKLSNQAINNAQLALLPTSPDHISGPEAKSAQNTSQSQVNTQSAVLLSTRLSQQGVSLSAPEKAELLKAVAQALAANNAAVTLKGQLSISTKSENFGQLMLTTAKNEVIPLSDINTEKLDSTAKAALQKLVGQQVVIGLSRASNGGIALQISQGLSNESAGPTTNHNNFAAMTHKNVSTNLQQQLTSSALKQGGVAVEHNLSNSPRLNALLKGSGADSNALKVLSALTLNDNKLSIRTSQQSAVLQIDIPQSKGSSLAAPTLTQEQVNKLNLSQLPKATAKGLEAVTGNSSLEDSSSITNLKAAAPTSLKGTDVHNAITALSRVLLSQTGSTNQALNQLITIVENERLPPSQGMPKAHEAQHFDKILQQLKGLDALNAKASQAKVSNGEFIGPPKPPKEQLLASAKAILTEGKDAASAENNGLQGKDSGRKPSLVSLASLAQALSSQAKGLSNSLLSNIAAQLAATQGKGAEIAPVVSDSHATIAGSKSNESVAGENESAIEVVKSGTKKLALDMNEQGLSQRLQQLISTQALVTTPINLTSPVNASSFVQGLVALIQLALSGRAMQRQPGLKTQIDAPDSIVSKTLANMGVTAQPSRVSQDMNQLDGRQQLLSQLKTLLSSHQQNKIANVDGRIQGQDSFYYVLPSLSQHHSPPELLIKREQGGQNNKHAQTGERSLWNITMKLDIGDSGQVLAKSKIDQSSITLDLYASNDEVLRRISDTLPYLHRRLESLGLEVENTSFQRGHIPDTLNTRPHQIFETRV is encoded by the coding sequence ATGACAACACCATTATCATCACTATTGGCAGCCGCTCTGAATCAGTCAACTAGCCCGACCTCCCCTACATCTTTACCGTCACAGGTAAATGTTGATGCCGCTACTCAAGGGGCGAGTCGAAGTACTTCTCCCGCTATTGCCAACGCTGCGCTGTCGCAGGCAGCCACCTTAGATAATGCCGCGAAAGTAATAGTTGAACGCTTACCTGAACGAGTGCTATCGATAACAGTGACACCAAATAATGTATCGTCAGCAGCTCAAGTACTCAACGTTGCCTTACCCGCAGAAGTCAGCGCTAAGCTTTCTAACCAAGCAATTAATAATGCGCAGCTTGCACTTTTGCCTACCTCCCCTGACCATATCTCAGGCCCAGAAGCGAAAAGTGCTCAAAATACTTCTCAAAGTCAGGTAAACACTCAGTCTGCAGTGCTGCTTTCTACACGCTTGTCTCAACAAGGCGTGTCATTGTCTGCGCCCGAAAAAGCTGAATTACTGAAAGCCGTGGCACAAGCTCTTGCTGCAAATAACGCCGCCGTTACGCTTAAAGGTCAACTTTCTATTTCTACAAAGAGTGAAAATTTTGGGCAACTCATGCTCACCACCGCTAAAAATGAGGTTATTCCCCTATCGGACATTAATACTGAAAAGCTTGATAGCACGGCTAAAGCAGCGCTTCAAAAGCTAGTTGGACAACAGGTCGTCATAGGACTAAGCCGAGCTAGCAACGGTGGAATCGCGCTGCAAATCTCTCAAGGTTTGTCCAATGAAAGTGCGGGCCCAACAACTAACCACAATAATTTCGCTGCCATGACTCATAAAAATGTAAGTACCAACTTACAACAACAGCTCACTTCCAGCGCACTTAAGCAAGGTGGCGTAGCTGTTGAGCATAACTTGAGTAACTCGCCTCGACTTAACGCGCTTTTAAAAGGTTCTGGTGCCGACTCTAACGCGTTAAAAGTACTTTCTGCATTGACCTTAAATGACAACAAGCTTTCGATTCGTACATCACAACAAAGCGCGGTATTACAAATTGATATACCTCAGAGCAAGGGGTCTTCCCTTGCGGCCCCGACTCTGACGCAGGAGCAGGTAAATAAACTTAACCTTTCGCAATTACCAAAAGCGACAGCGAAAGGGCTCGAAGCAGTCACGGGAAATAGCTCGCTTGAAGACTCTTCATCCATTACAAACCTAAAGGCAGCGGCTCCCACATCGCTTAAAGGCACCGATGTTCACAATGCCATCACTGCACTTTCTCGAGTATTACTGAGCCAAACAGGCAGTACAAACCAAGCACTAAACCAACTCATAACTATTGTGGAGAATGAAAGATTACCGCCCAGCCAGGGTATGCCTAAAGCACATGAAGCTCAGCATTTTGATAAAATTTTGCAGCAACTTAAAGGCCTTGATGCGCTCAACGCGAAGGCTTCTCAAGCCAAGGTATCCAATGGGGAATTTATCGGCCCTCCAAAGCCACCCAAGGAACAACTGCTAGCATCGGCAAAAGCTATATTAACTGAAGGGAAAGATGCCGCTTCAGCAGAGAATAATGGCCTGCAAGGAAAAGACAGTGGGCGTAAACCCTCGCTTGTATCACTTGCCTCTCTCGCACAAGCGTTAAGCTCACAGGCCAAAGGCTTATCAAATAGTTTACTGAGCAATATCGCTGCACAACTGGCGGCTACACAAGGTAAAGGGGCAGAAATAGCGCCAGTGGTTTCAGATAGTCACGCCACTATAGCGGGTTCAAAATCAAATGAGAGCGTAGCTGGCGAGAATGAAAGTGCTATCGAGGTGGTAAAAAGCGGAACAAAGAAACTAGCGCTAGATATGAATGAACAAGGATTGTCGCAACGCTTGCAGCAGCTTATATCTACACAGGCGCTCGTTACCACACCAATAAACTTAACCTCGCCCGTAAACGCTTCCAGCTTTGTTCAAGGATTGGTTGCTTTGATTCAATTAGCACTATCGGGGCGTGCCATGCAGCGTCAGCCTGGCTTAAAAACGCAAATAGATGCGCCTGACTCTATCGTTTCAAAAACGTTAGCGAATATGGGGGTAACGGCTCAACCAAGTCGCGTTAGCCAAGACATGAACCAGCTAGACGGCCGACAACAGCTGCTTTCTCAACTTAAAACGCTGCTAAGTAGCCACCAGCAAAACAAAATTGCTAATGTAGATGGCCGTATTCAAGGGCAAGATAGTTTCTATTATGTATTGCCATCACTTTCACAACACCACAGTCCACCAGAACTCTTGATAAAACGAGAGCAAGGTGGGCAGAACAATAAGCACGCACAAACAGGCGAGCGCTCTCTTTGGAATATCACGATGAAGCTGGACATTGGTGACAGCGGACAAGTTTTGGCAAAATCAAAGATAGATCAAAGTAGCATTACGCTCGATTTGTATGCATCAAATGATGAAGTATTAAGACGCATTAGCGATACCCTGCCCTACCTGCATCGTCGTTTAGAATCATTAGGGCTGGAGGTTGAAAACACGAGCTTTCAGCGGGGTCATATCCCTGACACGCTAAACACTCGACCGCATCAAATTTTTGAAACACGGGTATGA
- a CDS encoding CinA family protein produces MNGTFSTDSTVNATPLRLDSALSAQIQVLGDALRAKGWSVSSAESCTGGGIAFAFTSVSGSSDWFNQSWVTYSNSAKQSRLGVTEQTLVEYGAVSQQTVKEMADGVRRNSGAQLVVTVSGIAGPNGGSEEKPVGTVWFGFLCGEKAEQIKQVFSGDRDEVRHHAIAFAISHLVKLLSEN; encoded by the coding sequence ATGAACGGGACATTTTCAACTGATTCGACAGTAAACGCCACCCCTTTAAGGCTTGATAGTGCATTATCTGCTCAAATTCAGGTATTGGGCGATGCACTTCGAGCAAAAGGTTGGAGTGTGTCTAGCGCAGAGTCCTGTACGGGCGGAGGTATAGCCTTTGCTTTTACCAGTGTATCGGGCAGCTCGGATTGGTTTAATCAATCATGGGTAACCTACTCAAACAGTGCTAAACAAAGCCGATTGGGCGTTACCGAGCAAACGCTAGTAGAGTATGGCGCCGTATCTCAGCAAACGGTAAAAGAAATGGCGGACGGAGTACGCCGCAATAGTGGTGCGCAACTCGTTGTTACTGTAAGCGGGATTGCTGGCCCAAATGGTGGCAGTGAAGAAAAGCCGGTGGGTACTGTATGGTTCGGTTTTTTATGTGGCGAAAAAGCGGAACAAATTAAACAAGTATTTAGCGGTGACAGAGATGAAGTTCGCCATCACGCGATCGCTTTTGCTATTTCTCACTTAGTAAAATTGTTGAGTGAAAATTAA
- the mutS gene encoding DNA mismatch repair protein MutS, whose product MMRQYLSIKAQHPNILLFYRMGDFYELFYDDAKKAAELLDISLTARGKSGGEPIPMAGVPYHAVESYLSRLVKMGESVAICEQVGDPATSKGPVERAVQRIVTPGTVTDEALLEERRDNILAAVCGHSMHYGLATLDVTSGRFVVFECDSDESLLAEIQRINPAELLYPEGFESLSLVENRKGLRRRPEWEFDVDTANEQLNAQFETKTLDGFGIKGVTKGLGAAGCVLQYVKDTQRTALPHIRRIQTEQQDSRVQLDAATRRNLELTHNLSGGQENTLFSVMDTTTTAMGSRMLQRIIHSPLTDQHELQSRLDAIDTFINDDPEDIRNALKHIGDIERIMARLALRSARPRDFARLKNAFNALPDLQDALARFDTGQIRSIGETIGTYPELQALLNSAIIDNPPVVIRDGGVIAEGYNAELDELRKLSQGATDYLDAMEQRERERTGISTLKVGYNKVHGFFIEISRANSALAPAEYIRRQTLKNTERYITPELKEHEDKVLSSQGAALALEKQLYEALFDNFAPYLNKLIETAAALAKLDVLCCFAERAVSLDWHRPKLSQECALTYDAGRHPVVENVMKDPFIANPLQLDTERRMLVITGPNMGGKSTYMRQTALIALLACIGSYVPAENAHIGKLDRIFTRIGASDDLASGRSTFMVEMTETANILNNATENSLVLMDEIGRGTSTYDGLSLAWACASYLAKQLNAYTLFATHYFELTELPETQAGVVNVHLNAMEFEDTIRFMHTVSEGAANKSFGLQVAQLAGVPKPVIKAAQQKLAILESSHVMTSDESRGSDTSQAQSNTSRKIDNGSNAKGQAEMLFPDKPHPVVEALENLSPDELSPRQALDLIYTLKRLSQS is encoded by the coding sequence ATGATGCGCCAATATTTAAGCATAAAGGCGCAACATCCGAATATTCTACTTTTTTATCGCATGGGCGATTTTTACGAGTTATTTTATGACGATGCCAAAAAAGCTGCTGAATTACTGGACATTTCGCTTACGGCGCGAGGTAAATCGGGTGGCGAGCCCATTCCCATGGCAGGCGTGCCTTATCATGCGGTAGAAAGCTACCTATCGCGTTTAGTAAAAATGGGGGAGTCGGTTGCCATTTGTGAACAAGTTGGCGACCCAGCGACGAGCAAAGGCCCCGTTGAGCGTGCCGTACAGCGCATTGTTACGCCGGGCACTGTAACCGACGAAGCTTTATTAGAAGAGCGTCGCGACAATATTCTTGCCGCTGTGTGCGGCCATAGCATGCATTATGGGTTAGCCACATTAGATGTAACTAGCGGTCGCTTTGTGGTGTTCGAGTGCGATAGTGATGAAAGCTTACTGGCTGAAATTCAGCGCATTAACCCGGCTGAGTTACTTTACCCTGAAGGCTTTGAAAGCCTGTCTCTTGTTGAAAATCGCAAAGGGCTACGCAGGCGTCCCGAGTGGGAATTCGACGTAGATACTGCAAATGAACAGCTTAACGCCCAGTTTGAAACTAAAACATTAGATGGCTTTGGTATAAAAGGCGTCACTAAAGGATTAGGCGCAGCAGGTTGTGTTTTACAATATGTAAAAGATACCCAGCGCACTGCCCTGCCCCACATTCGCCGCATTCAGACTGAACAGCAAGACAGCCGTGTTCAGCTTGATGCCGCAACGCGCAGAAACCTGGAACTTACCCATAATTTGTCTGGCGGTCAGGAAAATACCCTGTTCAGCGTAATGGACACTACCACCACGGCCATGGGCAGTCGTATGTTACAGCGAATCATTCACTCGCCGCTGACCGACCAGCATGAGCTCCAAAGCCGCTTAGACGCAATAGACACCTTTATTAATGACGATCCTGAAGATATCCGCAATGCGCTAAAACACATTGGCGACATAGAGCGTATTATGGCGCGTTTAGCCCTTCGCTCGGCGCGCCCTCGGGATTTTGCACGTTTAAAAAATGCGTTTAATGCACTGCCTGATTTGCAAGATGCTCTTGCCCGTTTTGACACAGGACAAATTAGAAGTATTGGCGAAACCATTGGCACTTACCCTGAGCTTCAAGCCCTGTTAAACAGCGCTATAATCGATAACCCACCAGTTGTTATACGCGATGGTGGCGTAATTGCCGAAGGCTATAATGCTGAACTGGATGAATTGCGTAAGCTATCACAAGGCGCTACCGACTACTTAGATGCGATGGAGCAACGTGAGCGTGAACGCACAGGCATTTCCACATTGAAAGTGGGCTATAACAAAGTGCACGGGTTTTTTATTGAAATTAGTCGTGCTAACAGCGCTTTGGCCCCCGCCGAATACATCCGAAGACAGACCCTTAAGAACACCGAACGTTACATTACGCCTGAGCTTAAAGAACACGAGGACAAAGTGCTAAGTAGCCAAGGGGCTGCACTTGCCCTTGAAAAACAGCTTTATGAAGCCTTGTTCGACAATTTTGCGCCATACCTCAACAAGTTAATTGAAACCGCCGCAGCGCTTGCCAAGCTCGACGTGCTGTGCTGTTTTGCCGAACGCGCGGTATCGCTCGATTGGCATCGGCCAAAATTGAGCCAAGAATGTGCGCTTACTTATGATGCCGGTCGCCACCCTGTGGTTGAGAACGTAATGAAAGACCCCTTCATTGCCAACCCACTGCAACTGGATACTGAGCGCCGTATGCTCGTTATTACCGGCCCAAACATGGGCGGTAAATCGACCTACATGCGTCAAACAGCGCTTATTGCTTTATTGGCCTGCATCGGCAGTTATGTGCCTGCTGAAAACGCCCACATCGGCAAGCTGGATCGCATATTCACCCGGATTGGCGCATCAGATGACCTGGCCTCTGGCCGCTCAACCTTCATGGTTGAAATGACCGAAACGGCAAATATTCTTAATAACGCGACTGAAAACTCACTGGTGTTAATGGATGAAATTGGCCGTGGTACCAGCACCTATGATGGTTTATCGCTGGCATGGGCTTGCGCGAGCTACTTGGCGAAGCAACTCAACGCCTACACCCTTTTTGCGACCCACTATTTTGAGCTGACCGAACTACCCGAAACGCAAGCAGGCGTTGTGAACGTGCATCTTAATGCGATGGAGTTTGAAGACACCATTCGCTTTATGCATACCGTATCTGAAGGCGCCGCGAACAAGAGCTTTGGTTTACAGGTTGCGCAACTTGCTGGTGTACCAAAACCTGTGATTAAAGCCGCTCAGCAAAAGCTCGCTATTTTAGAATCATCACACGTCATGACCAGTGATGAATCAAGGGGCAGTGACACTTCACAAGCGCAAAGCAACACCTCCAGAAAAATTGACAACGGTTCAAATGCGAAAGGACAAGCAGAAATGCTTTTTCCAGACAAACCGCACCCCGTGGTGGAAGCACTTGAAAACTTATCGCCCGATGAGCTATCTCCTCGCCAAGCGCTCGACCTCATCTACACCCTTAAACGCTTAAGTCAATCGTAA
- a CDS encoding ABC transporter permease, translating to MWLIFKKEFKELLRDKKTIIFMIGLPLLLFPAIFGVAFFFMSSAADKAENEVLKYAIVGEAYAPAIVQSFNDASDKFEPVAIGDETDYAKLIKNETLDFVLVIPESFDSDVLNSGQHKIQLYLNDAGLNKVMGRVSDIIDEYTDAFQQTAFAQLNLDETQQEALLKPIKIEKQNVADDREVWGERLGGMLPYFIFILCLQGAMAPAADLGAGEKERGTLETLLISPMDRHKLVLGKFFTVATAGIVTALITVSSMAIWGLVLSQGMAVEFVVEIMSMIGLVDFLLIFLMLVPVVAVFAAVLLSLSIYARSFKEAQSYMGSLIMVVIFPVIIAMMPGVELKGGWVWVPLTNVALAMKELFKGTMDYFALFGIFTSTAVIATGLIFFCIHWFNKEKVLFR from the coding sequence ATGTGGTTAATCTTTAAAAAGGAATTCAAAGAGCTATTGCGCGATAAGAAAACCATCATCTTTATGATTGGTTTACCGCTTCTACTGTTCCCAGCCATTTTTGGTGTCGCATTCTTTTTTATGAGTTCAGCGGCAGATAAAGCAGAAAACGAAGTATTAAAATACGCTATCGTTGGCGAAGCCTACGCGCCAGCAATTGTACAATCTTTTAACGACGCGTCTGATAAGTTTGAACCGGTCGCGATTGGCGATGAAACGGATTATGCCAAACTCATTAAAAACGAAACGTTAGACTTTGTGTTGGTTATACCAGAAAGTTTCGATAGTGATGTATTAAATTCAGGGCAACATAAGATTCAGCTTTATTTAAACGATGCAGGCCTTAACAAAGTTATGGGGCGTGTATCTGACATCATTGATGAATATACCGATGCTTTCCAACAGACCGCTTTTGCGCAGCTTAATCTAGATGAAACTCAGCAAGAGGCTTTGTTGAAGCCAATCAAGATAGAAAAGCAAAATGTGGCGGATGATCGTGAAGTATGGGGTGAACGCTTAGGCGGTATGCTGCCGTACTTCATCTTTATTTTGTGTTTACAGGGTGCGATGGCACCAGCAGCAGATTTAGGTGCAGGAGAAAAAGAGCGCGGTACCCTAGAGACCCTGCTTATATCGCCAATGGATCGTCACAAGTTGGTATTGGGCAAGTTCTTTACGGTTGCCACCGCAGGTATTGTTACTGCGCTAATAACGGTATCTTCCATGGCCATATGGGGCTTGGTATTATCCCAAGGTATGGCAGTGGAATTTGTAGTAGAAATAATGTCTATGATTGGTCTAGTCGACTTTTTACTTATCTTCTTAATGTTGGTCCCGGTTGTGGCAGTGTTCGCAGCAGTATTACTGTCTCTTTCTATCTACGCTCGCTCGTTTAAAGAAGCGCAAAGCTATATGGGGTCGCTCATAATGGTAGTCATCTTCCCTGTTATTATTGCCATGATGCCTGGTGTAGAGTTGAAAGGTGGCTGGGTATGGGTTCCGCTGACTAACGTAGCACTGGCGATGAAAGAACTGTTCAAGGGGACTATGGATTACTTCGCCCTGTTCGGAATTTTCACTTCTACAGCGGTTATTGCAACCGGGCTTATCTTCTTCTGCATACACTGGTTTAATAAAGAAAAAGTGTTGTTTAGATAA
- a CDS encoding EscU/YscU/HrcU family type III secretion system export apparatus switch protein: protein MSDTRKAKRAIGLKYEGGDKKNTPKVVSKGYGDLAEAIIAMAEETGILIHEDPYLSEVLATLDVGQDIPESLYFVIAELLAYSYVLQGKIPPGWEGIIKRVDFEV, encoded by the coding sequence ATGAGCGACACGAGAAAGGCGAAACGGGCAATTGGATTAAAATATGAAGGTGGCGATAAGAAAAACACACCGAAGGTCGTGTCCAAAGGCTATGGAGACTTAGCCGAAGCGATTATCGCCATGGCTGAAGAAACGGGCATTTTAATCCACGAAGACCCGTATTTAAGTGAAGTGTTGGCCACTCTCGATGTAGGTCAAGATATCCCTGAGTCACTGTATTTTGTTATTGCTGAACTCCTTGCTTATTCTTATGTATTGCAAGGCAAGATACCGCCTGGCTGGGAAGGTATTATCAAACGTGTTGATTTTGAGGTTTAG
- the recA gene encoding recombinase RecA, whose product MDDNKSKALTAAVGQIEKQFGKGAIMRLGDNQAMDIEAISTGSLTIDIALGIGGLPCGRVVEIYGPESSGKTTLTLQVIAEAQKNGKTCAFVDAEHALDPVYAEKLGVNIDELLVSQPDTGEQALEICDMLVRSGAVDVVIVDSVAALTPKAEIEGDMGDSHVGLQARLMSQALRKLTANIKRSNTLCIFINQIRMKIGVMFGNPETTTGGNALKFYSSVRLDIRRIGAVKEGDEVVGNETRVKVVKNKVAPPFKQAEFMIRYGEGISKEAELIDLGVKQKLVDKAGAWYSYKGDRIGQGKANVMKYLKEHPETANEIETKIRQELLLSKTVKAEEALPQGEDDVLPE is encoded by the coding sequence GTGGACGATAACAAATCAAAAGCTTTAACCGCCGCAGTAGGCCAAATTGAAAAGCAATTTGGTAAAGGCGCTATCATGCGCTTAGGCGACAACCAAGCCATGGATATTGAAGCAATTTCTACTGGCTCACTAACCATTGATATCGCTCTAGGCATAGGCGGTTTACCGTGTGGTCGTGTTGTAGAAATTTACGGCCCTGAATCATCAGGTAAAACCACGCTAACTCTTCAAGTTATCGCTGAAGCGCAGAAAAATGGTAAAACCTGTGCGTTCGTTGACGCTGAACACGCGCTAGACCCTGTATACGCCGAAAAGTTAGGCGTAAACATTGACGAGCTATTGGTATCCCAGCCTGACACTGGTGAGCAAGCGTTAGAAATTTGCGACATGTTAGTTCGCTCTGGTGCCGTAGACGTCGTTATTGTTGACTCGGTTGCTGCACTTACACCAAAAGCCGAAATTGAAGGTGACATGGGTGATTCTCACGTTGGTCTTCAGGCCCGCTTGATGTCACAGGCGCTGCGTAAGCTTACGGCAAACATTAAGCGTTCAAACACCCTTTGTATCTTCATTAACCAAATTCGTATGAAGATTGGTGTAATGTTTGGTAACCCAGAAACGACAACGGGTGGTAACGCGCTTAAGTTCTACTCTTCTGTTCGTCTAGACATTCGCCGTATTGGTGCAGTTAAAGAAGGCGATGAGGTAGTGGGTAACGAAACCCGCGTGAAGGTCGTGAAAAACAAGGTTGCGCCACCGTTCAAACAAGCTGAATTTATGATCCGCTACGGTGAAGGTATCAGCAAAGAAGCAGAGCTTATTGACCTAGGTGTTAAGCAGAAGCTTGTTGATAAAGCCGGCGCTTGGTACAGCTATAAGGGTGACCGTATTGGTCAAGGTAAAGCAAACGTAATGAAGTACCTTAAGGAACACCCAGAGACAGCAAACGAGATCGAAACGAAGATCCGCCAAGAACTATTGCTTTCTAAAACAGTAAAGGCAGAAGAAGCATTGCCGCAGGGTGAAGACGACGTACTTCCTGAGTAA
- a CDS encoding ATP-binding cassette domain-containing protein, which translates to MIEISGLAKRFTVENPKKLSEQEKKDPRLKGRYFQSVRDVSFTCEKGQVLGLLGPNGAGKTTTLRMLSTALKPDSGKVLIGGEDVLSNPNIARKKIGFLSSSTGLYGRLSGRENISYFGELHGISKNVINARIEELADLLDMQTFLDRRAENFSSGMKQKVSIARAVIHEPELVVLDEPTTGLDIMATSTVMEFIQRLKDKGTPVIFSTHHLDEVQTLCDKVTVINQGETVFNDSLAAFSALSGNEGASGQMHKSFLKTLSMDTEETGNVVNL; encoded by the coding sequence ATGATTGAAATATCAGGTCTCGCTAAACGCTTTACGGTGGAAAACCCGAAAAAGCTTAGCGAACAAGAGAAGAAGGACCCGCGTTTAAAAGGGCGTTATTTTCAGTCAGTAAGGGATGTGTCTTTTACTTGCGAAAAAGGTCAGGTTCTGGGACTGCTAGGGCCTAACGGCGCAGGTAAAACCACTACATTGCGTATGCTTTCAACAGCGCTTAAACCCGACAGCGGTAAAGTGCTCATAGGTGGCGAGGACGTACTTTCTAACCCAAACATTGCGCGAAAAAAGATTGGTTTTCTTTCCAGTTCAACAGGTCTATACGGCCGTTTAAGTGGGCGTGAAAATATTAGCTACTTCGGTGAGCTACACGGCATTTCAAAAAATGTGATTAATGCACGTATTGAAGAGTTAGCTGACTTGCTCGATATGCAAACCTTCCTTGATAGAAGAGCGGAGAATTTTTCATCAGGCATGAAACAAAAAGTGTCGATTGCCCGCGCTGTTATTCACGAGCCAGAACTGGTGGTACTTGATGAACCTACAACCGGCCTTGATATTATGGCAACCAGTACCGTTATGGAATTTATCCAACGCCTTAAGGATAAAGGTACCCCGGTTATTTTCTCTACTCACCATCTTGATGAGGTGCAAACCCTTTGCGACAAGGTGACCGTGATTAACCAAGGGGAAACCGTATTTAACGATTCGCTTGCCGCTTTTAGTGCTTTGTCTGGCAATGAAGGGGCCAGCGGTCAGATGCACAAGAGCTTTCTAAAAACACTATCAATGGATACTGAGGAGACGGGCAATGTGGTTAATCTTTAA
- the ccmB gene encoding heme exporter protein CcmB, translating to MSLYQGIFKRDMHIAFNQKAELVQPLMFLLMVVTLFPLGVSPSPDTLQRIGPGVIWIAAILSSLMAMERLFRDDFQDGSLEQYMLSGLALPAVSAVKVAAHWLVSFVPLLLLSPLLAMFLNLTVDMYIALVLTLLLGTPLLSLIGAIAVGLTVGLQKGGVLLALLLIPVFIPLLIFATSAVDSAALQLPYHAQLAIIAAMLLLAAALAPFAIAYSLKVSQN from the coding sequence ATGTCACTTTACCAAGGTATTTTTAAACGCGACATGCACATTGCGTTCAATCAAAAAGCGGAATTGGTGCAACCACTGATGTTTTTACTCATGGTGGTAACCTTATTCCCTTTAGGTGTAAGCCCTTCTCCTGATACCCTTCAGCGCATTGGACCGGGGGTAATTTGGATTGCGGCAATTTTGTCATCACTTATGGCAATGGAAAGACTGTTTCGCGATGACTTCCAAGACGGTTCGCTAGAACAGTATATGCTCTCTGGTCTGGCGTTGCCGGCAGTGAGCGCGGTGAAGGTAGCTGCCCATTGGCTGGTCAGTTTTGTGCCTTTATTATTGCTTTCTCCGCTGCTAGCGATGTTTTTGAATCTAACGGTCGATATGTATATCGCACTCGTTTTAACATTGTTGCTGGGAACGCCATTACTTTCTTTAATTGGCGCCATTGCGGTAGGACTTACCGTTGGATTGCAAAAAGGCGGGGTGCTGTTGGCATTGCTACTTATCCCTGTCTTTATTCCGTTACTGATATTTGCCACGTCGGCTGTGGATTCTGCCGCACTGCAATTACCTTATCATGCACAACTTGCTATTATCGCCGCCATGCTGTTGTTGGCTGCGGCGTTGGCACCGTTTGCCATAGCGTATTCTTTAAAAGTGAGTCAAAACTAA
- the ccmA gene encoding cytochrome c biogenesis heme-transporting ATPase CcmA, translating into MLEACGLTCSKRDRTLFEGLSLVVNTGELLYLRGPNGAGKTSLLRILTGLSTPESGAVSYNGMDIAEDKTDYYRDLFYLGHKSGTNGSLSALDNLSFWLAQHSTSVQHNGLYDVLAKVGLVGLEDVPVRYLSAGQQRRVALSRLWLKPAKVWILDEPFTALDVKGVHLLETSMKEHVSRGGLIITTSHQPLSETAGEHRVFDLEYRF; encoded by the coding sequence GTGTTAGAGGCGTGCGGATTAACGTGCAGCAAACGAGACAGAACCCTTTTTGAGGGGCTTTCACTGGTTGTTAATACTGGTGAGTTGCTGTATTTGCGCGGGCCAAATGGAGCAGGTAAAACGAGCTTGCTGCGCATTCTAACTGGGCTGAGTACACCTGAGTCGGGCGCCGTTTCATATAATGGAATGGACATAGCCGAGGACAAAACAGACTATTATCGCGATCTTTTCTATTTAGGACATAAGAGTGGTACTAACGGCAGCCTTTCTGCCTTGGATAACTTATCGTTTTGGTTAGCCCAACACAGTACATCGGTGCAACATAATGGGCTTTATGACGTCTTAGCGAAAGTGGGTTTAGTTGGGCTTGAAGATGTGCCTGTTAGGTATTTATCGGCAGGTCAACAGCGTCGTGTGGCGCTATCAAGACTATGGCTTAAGCCAGCAAAGGTGTGGATATTAGACGAACCGTTTACAGCGCTTGATGTAAAAGGGGTTCACTTACTTGAAACAAGTATGAAAGAGCATGTTAGTCGCGGTGGTCTTATTATTACCACTTCGCATCAACCACTGTCAGAAACCGCTGGGGAACACCGCGTATTTGACCTGGAGTATCGCTTTTAA